In the Fusobacterium sp. IOR10 genome, one interval contains:
- a CDS encoding GTP-binding protein, which translates to MAKAKFDRSKTHVNIGTIGHVDHGKTTTTAAISKVL; encoded by the coding sequence ATGGCAAAAGCAAAATTTGACAGAAGTAAAACCCATGTAAATATTGGTACAATAGGACATGTCGATCACGGTAAAACAACTACAACAGCAGCAATCTCAAAGGTACTA